One region of Longimicrobium sp. genomic DNA includes:
- the murC gene encoding UDP-N-acetylmuramate--L-alanine ligase codes for MNGFDLVELAGRGPVHFMGIGGAGMSPLADMLMLSGVRVTGCDAHPNPASRLLAERGATVLEGHGAAHIQDAAALVMTAAIPADHPEIRAARERGIPVLKRAEALGAIVNHGLVVGIAGTHGKTTTTTLTTAVLAAAGLNPTGFVGAHVPAWGGNLRRGDDHLYVVEADEYDRSFHHLRPTIAVVTTLEADHLDIYGSLEAVEESFRIFVDSVPADGLVAACADDHGAGRLAAALPGDAGRVMTYGVNAGSMLRAENVRMAPIETLFEVRERGEPLGTARLRAPGLHNVRNALAAIAVGRRLGASWDAIAEGIASYSGVDRRFEHVGEAGGVLFVDDYAHHPTEVSATLRAAREAHPGRRLVLAFQPHLYSRTRDFAHEFGQALAMADVVFLTDVYAARELPIEGVNGMLIAEPARAAGADLRYVPDRAAIVGAVAAELREGDLCITMGAGNLDSAARELLASRRRPTG; via the coding sequence TTGAACGGATTCGATCTGGTGGAGCTGGCGGGGCGCGGGCCCGTGCATTTCATGGGCATCGGCGGGGCGGGGATGAGCCCGCTGGCCGACATGCTCATGCTTTCCGGCGTGCGGGTGACCGGGTGCGACGCGCATCCCAACCCCGCCAGCCGGCTGCTCGCCGAGCGCGGCGCCACGGTGCTGGAAGGCCACGGCGCCGCTCACATCCAGGATGCCGCCGCCCTGGTGATGACCGCGGCGATCCCGGCCGACCATCCCGAGATCCGCGCCGCTCGCGAGCGGGGGATCCCGGTGCTCAAGCGGGCCGAGGCGCTGGGCGCGATCGTCAACCACGGGCTCGTGGTGGGCATCGCGGGGACGCACGGAAAGACGACGACCACGACGCTCACCACCGCGGTGCTGGCCGCCGCCGGGCTCAACCCCACGGGCTTCGTGGGCGCGCACGTGCCGGCCTGGGGCGGCAACCTCCGCCGTGGCGACGACCACCTCTACGTGGTGGAAGCCGATGAATACGACCGCTCGTTCCACCATCTCCGCCCCACCATCGCCGTCGTGACCACCCTGGAAGCCGACCACCTCGACATCTACGGCTCGCTGGAAGCCGTCGAGGAATCGTTCCGCATCTTCGTGGACTCGGTCCCCGCGGACGGGCTGGTGGCGGCGTGCGCGGACGACCACGGGGCCGGGCGCCTCGCCGCCGCGCTCCCCGGCGACGCCGGCCGCGTTATGACCTACGGCGTCAACGCCGGCTCCATGCTCCGCGCGGAGAACGTGCGCATGGCCCCCATCGAGACGCTGTTCGAGGTGCGCGAGCGCGGAGAGCCGCTGGGAACCGCGCGGCTGCGCGCCCCCGGCCTGCACAACGTCCGCAACGCCCTTGCGGCGATCGCGGTGGGCCGGCGGCTGGGCGCGTCGTGGGACGCCATCGCGGAGGGGATCGCCTCGTACAGCGGAGTGGACCGCCGCTTCGAGCACGTGGGCGAGGCGGGCGGAGTGCTCTTCGTGGACGACTACGCGCACCACCCCACCGAGGTGTCCGCCACGCTGCGCGCCGCCCGCGAAGCCCACCCCGGCCGGCGCCTGGTGCTCGCCTTCCAGCCGCACCTCTACTCCCGCACGCGCGACTTCGCCCACGAGTTCGGCCAGGCGCTGGCGATGGCGGACGTCGTCTTCCTGACCGACGTGTACGCCGCGCGCGAGCTGCCGATCGAGGGAGTCAACGGGATGCTGATCGCCGAGCCCGCGCGCGCCGCCGGCGCCGACCTGCGCTACGTGCCGGACCGCGCCGCCATCGTGGGCGCCGTGGCCGCGGAGCTCCGCGAGGGCGACCTGTGCATCACCATGGGCGCCGGGAACCTGGACTCCGCCGCGCGCGAGCTGCTGGCCTCCCGCCGCCGGCCGACCGGCTGA
- a CDS encoding FtsQ-type POTRA domain-containing protein codes for MKRRTRRIVLAAVALVAASSPFWGPPLLRVTPGFETRRVEVSGTRLLAPHEVLAASGVKIGGSVWTDPAGWEAALRRHPVVAEAEVTRRLPNTLRIRVTEKRAAALVQAGTLRPVTAEGEVLPVDPARVPLDLPLVRAPVKPDARGRIPAGPVRALLAEAGRLGELDPALMARVSEVRPDPSGALRLVLSAPAAEVLIPAGADDARLVRLRAALADLERRVPADSSQRRIRVDARWEDQIVVRLPEKKS; via the coding sequence ATGAAGCGCCGCACCCGCCGCATCGTCCTCGCCGCCGTCGCCCTCGTGGCGGCCTCGTCGCCCTTCTGGGGCCCGCCGCTGCTGCGCGTGACGCCGGGCTTCGAGACGCGCCGCGTGGAAGTCTCCGGCACACGCCTGCTGGCCCCGCACGAGGTGCTCGCCGCCTCGGGCGTGAAGATCGGCGGCAGCGTGTGGACGGACCCGGCCGGCTGGGAAGCCGCCCTCCGCCGCCACCCGGTCGTCGCCGAAGCGGAGGTCACGCGCCGCCTGCCGAACACGCTGCGCATCCGCGTGACGGAGAAGCGCGCCGCCGCCCTGGTGCAGGCCGGCACCCTGCGCCCCGTCACCGCCGAGGGTGAGGTGCTCCCGGTCGACCCCGCGCGTGTGCCGCTGGACCTGCCGCTCGTGCGCGCACCGGTGAAGCCGGACGCGCGCGGCCGCATTCCCGCGGGCCCGGTGCGCGCGCTTCTCGCGGAAGCGGGACGGCTGGGCGAGCTGGACCCGGCGCTGATGGCCCGGGTGAGCGAGGTGCGCCCCGACCCGTCCGGCGCGCTTCGCCTGGTGCTGAGCGCCCCCGCCGCCGAGGTGCTGATCCCCGCCGGCGCGGACGACGCCCGCCTGGTCCGCCTGCGCGCCGCGCTCGCCGACCTGGAGCGCCGCGTCCCCGCCGACTCGTCGCAGCGCCGCATTCGGGTGGACGCGCGGTGGGAGGATCAGATCGTGGTGAGGTTGCCGGAAAAGAAGTCCTGA
- a CDS encoding HD domain-containing phosphohydrolase: MNFLSSMFGSPGVEPPTAFEDAEIEACLAVASALMVALERRDDELGLASHCARVAMLADRLAAHQGVDPELRAILHHAALLHEVGMIGVPAELLRKTEVLTHDELGIIHRQAELGAEIARGVCGAVGATLIRHQYDDYATLRDILADEEVLELAGILRTADVVEAITRPRPYQTPLPPATRRALLRSGAGSLFDPTAVDAYLTRGG, translated from the coding sequence TTGAACTTTCTGAGCAGCATGTTCGGCTCGCCGGGCGTCGAGCCGCCGACCGCGTTCGAGGATGCCGAGATCGAGGCGTGCCTGGCCGTCGCCTCCGCGCTGATGGTGGCGCTGGAGCGGCGCGACGACGAGCTCGGCCTCGCCAGCCACTGCGCGCGCGTGGCGATGCTGGCGGACCGTCTCGCCGCGCACCAGGGCGTCGACCCTGAGCTCCGCGCCATCCTGCACCACGCCGCCCTCCTCCACGAGGTGGGGATGATCGGCGTCCCCGCGGAGCTCCTCCGCAAGACGGAGGTCCTCACGCACGACGAGCTGGGGATCATCCACCGCCAGGCCGAGCTGGGCGCGGAGATCGCGAGGGGCGTGTGCGGAGCGGTCGGCGCCACCCTGATCCGCCACCAGTACGACGACTACGCCACCCTCCGCGACATCCTCGCGGACGAGGAGGTGCTCGAGCTCGCCGGCATCCTGCGCACCGCCGACGTGGTGGAGGCCATCACCCGCCCGCGCCCCTACCAAACGCCGCTCCCCCCCGCCACCCGCCGCGCCCTCCTCCGCTCCGGCGCCGGCTCCCTCTTCGACCCGACCGCCGTCGACGCGTACCTCACCAGAGGCGGGTGA
- the ftsZ gene encoding cell division protein FtsZ: MIFEYEEIMPQNARMKVVGVGGGGGNAVNRMIEEDLEGVEFISVNTDAQVLKTSKCPIKLQIGQKLTRGLGAGARPEIGRLALEENADELRKALEGADLVFITAGMGGGTGTGAAPVIAEMAREMGALTIAIVTKPFMFEGKKRLKQAELGLAELKRCADTMIVVPNERLLSVVGKGTSFKDALKKADEVLLHATQGISDLIRVTGEVNVDFADVRTVMSNRGTALMGTGFGKGENRAVEAAQEAISSPLLDNISIKGAAGVLINITGGMDLAIDEVTTISTIIQEAAGDDAEIIFGAVHDSNMKEEVRVTVIATGFEKEEFERSDNVIRPDFRGGRTSVEPRTQATPMYGTRQVMPSGAVSPPPAPVETQASSGRESAGSTPVHKFPPPRPAPDPRMPSDLEIPTFIRRQMD, translated from the coding sequence ATGATCTTCGAGTACGAAGAGATTATGCCGCAGAACGCCCGCATGAAGGTGGTGGGCGTGGGCGGCGGCGGCGGAAACGCCGTCAACCGGATGATCGAGGAGGACCTGGAGGGGGTCGAGTTCATCAGCGTGAACACCGACGCCCAGGTCCTGAAGACCAGCAAGTGCCCCATCAAGCTGCAGATCGGGCAGAAGCTCACGCGCGGGCTCGGCGCCGGGGCGCGTCCGGAGATCGGGCGCCTGGCGCTGGAGGAGAACGCGGACGAGCTGCGCAAGGCGCTGGAAGGCGCGGACCTCGTCTTCATCACGGCGGGGATGGGCGGCGGCACCGGCACCGGCGCGGCGCCGGTGATCGCCGAGATGGCGCGCGAGATGGGGGCGCTGACCATCGCCATCGTCACCAAGCCCTTCATGTTCGAGGGGAAGAAGCGCCTCAAGCAGGCCGAGCTGGGCCTCGCGGAGCTGAAGCGCTGCGCGGATACGATGATCGTGGTGCCAAACGAGCGCCTGCTTTCGGTCGTCGGCAAAGGCACCTCGTTCAAGGATGCGCTCAAGAAGGCCGACGAAGTGCTTCTGCACGCCACCCAGGGGATCTCGGACCTGATCCGCGTGACGGGCGAGGTGAACGTGGACTTCGCGGACGTGCGCACGGTGATGAGCAACCGCGGCACGGCGCTGATGGGCACGGGCTTCGGCAAGGGGGAGAACCGCGCGGTGGAGGCGGCGCAGGAGGCGATCTCGTCGCCGCTGCTGGACAACATCTCCATCAAGGGCGCGGCCGGCGTGCTCATCAACATCACCGGCGGGATGGACCTGGCGATCGACGAGGTGACGACCATCTCCACCATCATCCAGGAAGCCGCCGGCGACGACGCCGAGATCATCTTCGGCGCGGTGCACGACAGCAACATGAAGGAAGAGGTGCGCGTCACGGTGATCGCCACCGGTTTCGAAAAGGAGGAGTTCGAGCGGTCGGACAACGTGATCCGCCCGGACTTCCGCGGCGGGCGCACTTCCGTGGAGCCGCGCACGCAGGCGACGCCGATGTACGGCACGCGGCAGGTGATGCCCTCGGGCGCCGTCTCGCCGCCGCCCGCGCCGGTGGAGACGCAGGCGTCCAGCGGCCGCGAATCGGCGGGGAGCACTCCGGTGCACAAGTTCCCGCCGCCGCGCCCCGCCCCGGACCCGCGCATGCCGAGCGACCTCGAAATCCCGACCTTCATTCGCCGGCAGATGGACTGA
- the recA gene encoding recombinase RecA produces the protein MAKVEIADDKKKALNVAIGQIEKAYGKGSIMRMGVNAPAIRVSAIPTGAVNLDAAIGIGGVPRGRITEIYGPESSGKTTLCLHVIANAQRAGGVAAFVDAEHALDIEYARRLGVDVDNLLVSQPDTGEQGLEIAEVLVRSSAVDVVVIDSVAALVPRAEIEGEMGDSHVGLQARLMSQALRKLTGAINRSNTTVIFTNQIREKIGVMFGNPETTTGGRALKFYASLRIDIRRIGSIKDKEVLVGNKTRAKIVKNKVAPPFKQADFDIMFNVGIDHYGIIVDLGVENEVVQKSGAWFSYGDVRLGQGRENAKQFLQENPQLAAEVEAKVKDILGMRGVNAAADGDGAASDD, from the coding sequence ATGGCAAAGGTCGAGATCGCCGACGACAAGAAGAAGGCCCTGAACGTCGCCATCGGGCAGATCGAGAAGGCGTACGGGAAGGGGTCGATCATGCGCATGGGCGTCAACGCCCCCGCGATCAGGGTCAGCGCGATCCCGACGGGCGCGGTCAACCTCGATGCCGCCATTGGCATCGGCGGGGTGCCGCGGGGGAGGATCACCGAGATCTACGGGCCGGAGTCCTCGGGTAAGACGACGCTCTGCCTGCACGTGATCGCCAACGCGCAGCGCGCGGGCGGCGTGGCGGCGTTCGTGGACGCGGAGCACGCCCTGGACATCGAGTACGCGCGCAGGCTGGGCGTGGACGTGGACAACCTCCTCGTCTCGCAGCCGGACACGGGCGAGCAGGGGTTGGAGATCGCCGAGGTGCTGGTGAGGTCCAGCGCGGTGGACGTGGTGGTGATCGACTCTGTGGCCGCGCTGGTGCCACGCGCCGAGATCGAGGGCGAGATGGGCGACAGCCACGTCGGCCTCCAGGCGCGGCTCATGAGCCAGGCGCTCCGGAAGCTGACCGGCGCCATCAACCGCTCCAACACCACGGTGATCTTCACCAACCAGATCCGCGAGAAGATCGGCGTGATGTTCGGAAACCCGGAGACGACCACCGGCGGACGCGCGCTGAAGTTCTACGCCTCGCTGCGCATCGACATCCGCCGCATCGGCTCGATCAAGGACAAGGAGGTCCTGGTCGGCAACAAGACGCGCGCGAAGATCGTAAAGAACAAGGTGGCGCCGCCCTTCAAGCAGGCGGACTTCGACATCATGTTCAACGTCGGGATCGACCACTACGGGATCATCGTGGACCTGGGGGTGGAGAACGAGGTGGTGCAGAAGTCGGGCGCCTGGTTCTCGTACGGCGACGTGCGGCTTGGGCAGGGGCGCGAGAACGCCAAGCAGTTCCTCCAGGAGAACCCGCAGCTCGCCGCCGAGGTGGAGGCAAAGGTCAAGGACATCCTCGGGATGCGCGGTGTCAACGCCGCCGCGGACGGGGACGGCGCGGCCTCGGACGACTGA
- the murG gene encoding undecaprenyldiphospho-muramoylpentapeptide beta-N-acetylglucosaminyltransferase, producing the protein MTPPRILFAGGGTGGHLYPALALADAFQRMHPGAEVMFIGARRGVEARVLPEKGVPHRLLPLEPIRRQKPWQNWRLIPAMLGSATGLRSVFRSFKPDLVVGTGGYASGPAVAWGVMRGVPTALQEQNSYPGFVTRTMSGRVRQLHLAFPEARAHLKPGKRTEVFEHGNPINPPDLTLDRAAARARFGLSDGTVCLVTGGSQGARSVNEALLGALRGVADGRLPAPPAGFQILWATGPATYDKTAEKLAQVGNPGWVHVLPYIQDMPGALASADFSIARAGAMTLAELCAWGIPSILVPFPHAAANHQHHNAVALADAGAAVMVEEKDLAAERLWTEVMALASSPERREEIAGHARERGRPNAADLIVHELTKLIG; encoded by the coding sequence ATGACGCCGCCCCGCATCCTCTTCGCCGGCGGCGGAACCGGGGGGCACCTGTACCCCGCGCTCGCCCTGGCCGACGCCTTCCAGCGGATGCACCCCGGCGCGGAGGTGATGTTCATCGGCGCGCGGCGCGGCGTGGAAGCTCGCGTGCTGCCGGAAAAGGGCGTCCCGCACCGCCTCCTTCCGCTGGAGCCGATCCGCAGGCAGAAGCCGTGGCAGAACTGGCGGCTGATCCCCGCGATGCTCGGCTCGGCGACCGGGCTGCGCTCCGTCTTCCGCTCCTTCAAGCCCGACCTGGTGGTGGGGACGGGCGGCTACGCGAGCGGACCCGCCGTGGCGTGGGGGGTGATGCGGGGGGTGCCGACCGCGCTCCAGGAGCAGAACTCGTATCCGGGCTTCGTCACGCGCACCATGAGCGGCCGGGTCCGCCAGCTTCACCTCGCCTTTCCGGAGGCGCGCGCGCACCTGAAGCCTGGGAAGCGCACGGAGGTGTTCGAGCACGGCAACCCCATCAACCCGCCCGACCTGACGCTGGACCGCGCCGCCGCCCGCGCCCGCTTCGGCCTGTCCGACGGCACGGTGTGCCTGGTGACGGGCGGCAGCCAGGGCGCGCGCTCGGTGAACGAGGCGCTGCTCGGCGCACTTCGCGGCGTGGCGGACGGGCGCCTTCCCGCGCCGCCGGCCGGCTTCCAGATCCTGTGGGCGACGGGCCCCGCGACGTACGACAAGACGGCCGAGAAGCTGGCGCAGGTGGGGAATCCGGGGTGGGTGCACGTCCTCCCCTACATCCAGGACATGCCGGGCGCTCTCGCCTCCGCCGACTTCTCCATCGCGCGCGCCGGGGCGATGACGCTGGCCGAGCTGTGCGCGTGGGGCATCCCCAGCATCCTCGTCCCCTTTCCGCACGCGGCGGCCAACCACCAGCACCACAACGCCGTCGCGCTGGCCGACGCGGGCGCCGCGGTGATGGTGGAGGAAAAGGACCTCGCGGCCGAGCGGCTGTGGACCGAGGTGATGGCGCTGGCCTCGTCGCCCGAGCGGCGCGAGGAGATCGCCGGGCATGCGCGCGAGCGCGGGCGCCCCAACGCGGCCGACCTGATCGTGCACGAGCTGACGAAGCTGATCGGGTGA
- the hisA gene encoding 1-(5-phosphoribosyl)-5-[(5-phosphoribosylamino)methylideneamino]imidazole-4-carboxamide isomerase: protein MSESTARGPRFDLFPAIDLRRGRCVRLQKGEAESETVYSDDPVAMARTFADAGARWVHVVDLDAAFGDGSNRALIRELAGAAPLRVQTGGGLRSEDDLAEVLEAGVARAVIGTAALENPELVRRAVERWGAERIAVGLDARGRRPAARGWTEESGEDLFDVARSLVGMGVRTLIYTDIERDGMMQGPNLVIASALAGFSGAEVIVSGGISGIEDVEEVYAERRAGIRTVGVIMGKAIYEGRLDLAEAVRLVEG, encoded by the coding sequence GTGAGTGAATCCACCGCGCGCGGACCCCGTTTCGACCTCTTCCCCGCCATCGATCTGCGCCGCGGCCGCTGCGTGCGGCTCCAGAAGGGTGAGGCCGAGAGCGAGACCGTCTACAGCGACGACCCGGTCGCAATGGCGCGCACCTTTGCGGACGCGGGCGCGCGCTGGGTGCACGTGGTGGACCTGGACGCGGCCTTCGGCGACGGCTCCAACCGCGCGCTGATCCGCGAGCTCGCCGGCGCCGCCCCCCTGCGCGTGCAGACCGGCGGCGGCCTGCGCAGCGAGGACGACCTGGCCGAGGTGCTGGAGGCGGGTGTCGCGCGGGCGGTGATCGGCACGGCCGCGCTGGAGAACCCGGAGCTCGTCCGCCGCGCCGTGGAGCGCTGGGGCGCGGAGCGCATCGCGGTCGGCCTGGACGCGAGAGGACGCCGCCCCGCCGCCCGCGGCTGGACCGAGGAGAGCGGGGAAGACCTCTTCGACGTCGCCCGCTCGCTGGTGGGCATGGGCGTGCGCACCCTCATCTACACCGACATCGAGCGCGACGGGATGATGCAGGGGCCCAACCTCGTCATCGCCTCCGCGCTCGCCGGCTTCTCGGGCGCCGAGGTCATCGTCTCGGGCGGGATCTCCGGCATCGAGGACGTGGAGGAGGTCTACGCGGAGCGCCGCGCCGGCATCCGCACCGTCGGGGTCATCATGGGGAAGGCGATCTACGAGGGGAGGCTCGACCTAGCCGAGGCCGTGCGCCTGGTGGAGGGGTGA
- the ftsA gene encoding cell division protein FtsA has product MRPQLVAGLDIGSSKTAVVIAEVTGDSIHRAQVKILGVGQARTGGIRREIVTDIEATTESVRKAIQEAELMAGVKVERVFTGIAGEHIHAWPSTGVVAVARSPGTDGEIRPGDVDRVHEVARAVVIPTDRELIHAIPQEYIVDSQNGIRDPVGMAGTRLEAEVFIVTGSSPAAQNIRKAVSRAGYEVAELVLEPLASSLAVMSEDEKEIGTVLVELGGGTTDVAIFYERKVRHLASLPWGGATVTNDIAKGLSLPYAEAGRAKERFGAARADLVDPNETFEVAAAAAGQTRHIARELLAHIIEQRMDEIFGLVAAELERSGLAPELAGGIVLTGGGASLHGIVELAERSFAGPVRIGVPGEGLGGLADSVRRPKFASAAGLALYGSRRLISESPEGSAPVNASVNGVIKWMKDWLTDFF; this is encoded by the coding sequence ATGCGCCCTCAACTCGTCGCAGGACTGGACATCGGCTCCAGCAAGACCGCCGTCGTGATCGCCGAGGTGACCGGCGATTCCATCCACCGCGCCCAGGTCAAGATCCTGGGGGTGGGGCAGGCGCGCACGGGAGGCATCCGCCGCGAGATCGTCACCGACATCGAGGCCACCACCGAGTCCGTCCGCAAGGCGATCCAGGAAGCCGAGCTGATGGCGGGGGTCAAGGTGGAGCGCGTCTTCACCGGGATCGCCGGGGAGCACATCCATGCCTGGCCGTCGACCGGCGTCGTGGCCGTGGCGCGCTCCCCCGGCACCGACGGAGAGATCCGCCCCGGCGACGTGGACCGCGTGCACGAGGTGGCGCGCGCGGTGGTGATCCCCACCGACCGCGAGCTGATCCACGCCATCCCGCAGGAGTACATCGTCGACTCGCAGAACGGCATCCGCGATCCCGTGGGGATGGCGGGGACGCGGCTGGAGGCGGAGGTGTTCATCGTGACCGGATCGAGCCCGGCGGCGCAGAACATCCGCAAGGCCGTGAGCCGGGCCGGCTACGAGGTGGCCGAGCTGGTGCTGGAGCCGCTCGCTTCGTCCCTCGCCGTCATGAGCGAGGACGAGAAGGAGATCGGCACCGTGCTGGTGGAGCTGGGCGGCGGGACGACCGACGTAGCCATCTTCTACGAGCGCAAGGTGCGGCACCTGGCCTCGCTCCCCTGGGGCGGCGCCACCGTCACCAACGACATCGCCAAGGGCCTTTCGCTTCCGTACGCGGAGGCGGGGCGCGCAAAGGAGCGCTTCGGCGCCGCCCGCGCGGACCTGGTGGACCCCAACGAGACGTTCGAGGTCGCCGCGGCCGCCGCGGGTCAGACGCGCCACATCGCGCGCGAGCTGCTGGCGCACATCATCGAGCAGCGGATGGACGAGATCTTTGGGCTCGTCGCCGCCGAGCTGGAGAGGAGCGGGCTCGCGCCGGAGCTGGCCGGCGGCATCGTGCTGACCGGGGGCGGAGCGTCGCTGCACGGCATCGTGGAGCTGGCCGAGCGGAGCTTCGCCGGGCCCGTGCGCATCGGCGTTCCGGGGGAGGGTCTCGGCGGCCTTGCGGATTCGGTCCGCCGCCCCAAATTTGCTTCTGCCGCAGGACTCGCGCTGTATGGATCCCGCCGACTCATCTCGGAATCCCCCGAAGGGAGCGCGCCCGTTAACGCCTCCGTAAACGGCGTCATCAAGTGGATGAAAGATTGGCTCACGGACTTCTTTTGA
- a CDS encoding GntG family PLP-dependent aldolase — protein sequence MPTKATPVVDLRSDTVTKPTPAMRRAIAEAEVGDAVLGDDPTAAELERYGAELLGKEAALFFPSGIMANQTALLVLAAPGTEAVIDDGGHILNWEEAAASAWGGIQLRAVRTPDGLLTPEIVAEAIRPPSPYVPQTSVVCLENTHNSAGGRVMPLDQLRAVAAVAHERGVAVHLDGARLANASAATGVPMADFAAGADTVMVALSKGLGAPVGSLLAGSAAHMERAWRVRRRMGGGMRQAGILAAAGLHALRNHFPLLAEDHRRARLLAERVSALTGVAAPVPDTNIVMIDLVDPAPEPAALLAALEARGVRLTQFGARRLRAVTHMDVDDAGIERAAAVLEEVLGSGRG from the coding sequence ATGCCCACCAAAGCCACACCCGTCGTAGACCTCCGCTCGGACACCGTGACGAAGCCGACGCCCGCGATGCGGCGTGCCATCGCCGAGGCGGAGGTGGGGGACGCGGTCCTGGGGGACGATCCTACAGCGGCGGAGCTGGAGCGGTACGGTGCCGAGCTGCTGGGGAAGGAAGCCGCGCTCTTCTTCCCCAGCGGGATCATGGCCAACCAGACCGCCCTGCTGGTGCTCGCCGCGCCCGGGACGGAGGCGGTGATCGACGACGGCGGGCACATCCTCAACTGGGAAGAGGCCGCCGCCTCCGCGTGGGGCGGCATCCAGCTCCGCGCGGTGCGCACGCCGGACGGGCTGCTGACCCCCGAGATCGTGGCCGAGGCGATCCGCCCGCCGAGCCCGTACGTCCCGCAGACTTCGGTCGTCTGCCTGGAGAACACGCACAACAGCGCGGGCGGGCGGGTGATGCCGCTGGATCAGCTGAGGGCGGTGGCGGCCGTGGCGCACGAGCGCGGGGTGGCCGTCCACCTGGACGGGGCGCGCCTCGCCAACGCATCCGCCGCCACCGGGGTGCCGATGGCGGACTTCGCGGCCGGGGCGGACACGGTGATGGTGGCGCTCTCCAAGGGGCTTGGCGCACCCGTGGGTTCGCTGCTGGCCGGGAGCGCGGCGCACATGGAGCGCGCCTGGCGCGTGCGGCGGCGGATGGGCGGCGGGATGCGGCAGGCGGGGATCCTGGCCGCGGCGGGGCTGCACGCGCTGCGCAACCACTTCCCGCTGCTCGCGGAGGATCACCGGCGGGCGCGCCTGCTGGCGGAGCGGGTCTCCGCGCTCACTGGCGTGGCTGCGCCGGTGCCGGATACCAACATCGTCATGATCGACCTGGTGGACCCGGCGCCGGAGCCGGCGGCGCTGCTGGCGGCGCTGGAGGCGCGTGGGGTGAGGCTCACGCAGTTCGGCGCGCGCAGGCTGCGGGCGGTCACGCACATGGACGTGGACGACGCGGGGATCGAGCGCGCGGCGGCGGTGCTGGAGGAGGTGCTGGGCTCCGGACGCGGCTGA
- a CDS encoding peptidoglycan DD-metalloendopeptidase family protein: MAHSKSFFALGVLGGLGLVLSSIGDKPQDEKPRRVTVPVAQVRAAPRPLEVSYADTLRKGETLSELMGRTRLNIEEARALLAHIEAVQDVRKVRPGLVLRYTQATFDGLMKRAELGLDPDHVLSVEAGKEGLAARVAEVKVSPDTAVLAGTVKSSLYQALIEGAGDVPRAERQQIADVLADQIFAWKLDFSSDLRSGDSFRIVYERMARPDGTARSGRVLAVQFEVGGKLQEAYLFRQHGRDDYFDGDGESLRRAFLRAPLEFRRISSTFSTGRYHPILHRMRAHKGVDFAASRGTPVRAVGDGVVARAGWSGGYGNVVQLRHMRGYGSRYAHLSRFADGIRAGTRVQQGDVIGYVGSTGLSTGPHLHYEFHSDGRAVDPNRVKFITGEPVVASARGRFRALVEQRMAVMDRAGSPRLAMRTSGARAGE; the protein is encoded by the coding sequence ATGGCGCACTCGAAAAGCTTCTTCGCGCTCGGAGTGTTGGGCGGTCTGGGATTGGTACTCTCGTCGATTGGCGACAAGCCGCAGGACGAGAAGCCGCGGCGGGTGACGGTTCCGGTCGCGCAGGTCAGGGCCGCGCCTCGGCCGCTCGAAGTCTCGTACGCGGACACGCTCCGCAAGGGCGAGACGCTCTCGGAGCTGATGGGGCGCACGCGGCTCAACATCGAGGAGGCGCGCGCCCTTCTCGCGCACATCGAGGCGGTGCAGGACGTGCGCAAGGTGCGGCCGGGGCTCGTTTTGCGCTACACGCAGGCCACCTTTGACGGTCTGATGAAGCGCGCGGAGCTGGGGCTGGACCCGGACCACGTGCTCTCGGTGGAAGCGGGGAAGGAAGGGCTGGCGGCGCGCGTGGCCGAGGTGAAGGTGAGCCCCGACACGGCGGTGCTGGCCGGGACGGTGAAGTCGTCGCTCTACCAGGCCCTCATTGAGGGCGCGGGCGACGTTCCGCGCGCCGAGCGGCAGCAGATCGCAGACGTGCTGGCCGACCAGATCTTTGCGTGGAAGCTCGATTTCTCCAGCGATCTTCGCTCCGGCGACTCCTTTCGCATCGTCTACGAGCGGATGGCGCGGCCGGACGGCACCGCCCGCTCGGGGCGCGTCCTGGCGGTGCAGTTCGAGGTCGGCGGCAAGCTCCAGGAGGCCTACCTCTTCCGCCAGCACGGGCGCGACGACTACTTCGACGGCGACGGCGAGTCGCTGCGCCGCGCCTTCCTCCGCGCCCCGCTGGAGTTCCGCCGCATCTCCTCCACCTTCTCCACCGGCCGCTACCACCCCATCCTGCACCGCATGCGCGCCCACAAGGGCGTGGACTTCGCCGCGTCCCGGGGCACCCCGGTGCGCGCCGTCGGTGATGGCGTCGTGGCGCGTGCCGGGTGGAGCGGCGGGTACGGCAACGTGGTGCAGCTTCGGCACATGCGCGGCTACGGCAGCCGCTACGCGCACCTCTCGCGCTTCGCGGACGGCATCCGCGCCGGCACCCGCGTGCAGCAGGGCGACGTGATCGGCTACGTGGGGAGCACCGGGCTCTCGACGGGTCCGCATCTGCACTACGAGTTCCACAGCGACGGGCGCGCGGTGGACCCCAACCGGGTCAAGTTCATCACCGGCGAGCCGGTGGTGGCGTCCGCCAGGGGCCGCTTCCGCGCACTGGTTGAGCAGCGGATGGCCGTGATGGATCGCGCCGGATCGCCGCGCCTGGCCATGCGCACCTCGGGCGCGCGCGCAGGTGAGTGA